The genomic interval GGCACCGACGACATCAAAGCCGCATCCTTTGGCATTTTCTACGACGATTTGGACAAAGCACTCTCGGGCGGCACCGGGCATACGATGAAGATTTGCCAACAAAATAATATCCCAATCATTGACCAGCGGGTGTGGTTCGGGTGGTTGGAGGAGTGAGGCTGTTCTGTCAGTTGTTACAAAGACAGCATTTATAGCCGCTCTTTCCCCTGCCGTCTTTGTAACAAAGACAAGACGAAATGAACTCTTGCAGACATTTTCAAATACGAAAATTTTTGTTTGCTTTTTTTAAAGCTTTTTTGTATGTTTGTATTAGAAAAAATTTTATTAAGTAATAAACGAATTTTTGAAAGTTAAATATATGAATTGTTGGGTCAAAAAGGGCTGACCACCCGTTATGACAGAATATTTAGTGTTATTTAACCGAGAATGTGGAGACCAGAACCCACACTAAAAAACGGGGCGTATTCCGAAAAGCCTTATGAGTAGGAAGTAAACATTAGGGGTATATACGATGAGAAGAACATTAGTGAGTTTGTTTCTGATAGTAGCGATTTCTTTTTTAATGGCATCTTGTTACACTTTGACCTATAATGTAGGCGAAGGTGCCAAAACCGGAGTTGAAGTTGTAGAGAAAAACCATTACTTAATTTATGGTTTAGCACCTATTAAAACTTCAGACCCCACAAAAATGGCAGGTGGCGCAGCAAATTATACTGTGACTATTCAACATACTTTTGTTGATGGTTTATTGAATGCTATAACATTTGGTATTTATACGCCAACTACAACGACTGTTAAAAAATAAAGTAAATTCAATGTCAGGGTTATAATTAATATAACCCTGGCTATTAATTCAATAATGATGAAAAAAGTAATCCTTGCAATTGGTATAATTCTATTTCTCATTGGTTTGTTCCAAGGTGGGCGGTATTTTTTTGACTACAATGTATTATCGCATTACGGCAAAGGATATGTTTGGGGTTCAGTTATAATATTGCTATTAGGTGTAGCGCTCATTATTATTGGACTGAAAAAAAAGAAAATCAGCACATAGTAGCTTCTGCTCAAAAGTAGAAACGTTGGGTTTAATTAAAAAAAATGAAAATACTACTAACAGGAGCTTCAGGATACATTGGCAAACGACTTCTTCCTATTTTGGTCGAAAATGGGCATGAGGTGATTTGTTGCGTTCGGGACATTAAAAGATTTTCTCCACCTGAATCGCTAAAATCTAAAATTGAAATAATTCAGATTGATTTGCTGGACAAAGTAACGCTGGAGCGTATTCCGCAAGATATTGATGGAGCTTTTTATTTAGTGCATTCAATGTCGTCCTCCTCTGACTATCATCAGCAAGAACAACAATCGGCAGAAAATTTCCGATTTGCAATTTCTAATACTAATGTGCAACATGTTGTATATTTAAGTGGAATTGTGAATGAATCAGCTTTGTCTAAACATTTAGCATCTAGGAAAAATGTTGAAACTGAACTTAGCAAAGGTGCTTACAATTTAACTACCTTGAGAGCCGGAATTATCATTGGCTCAGGAAGTGCATCTTTCGAGATAATGCGGGATTTGGTGGAAAAGCTTCCTATTATGATTACTCCCAAATGGCTAAATACCAGATGTCAGCCAATAGCAATATCAGATGTAATTAAAATTCTCTCAAAAACCATCTTTAACTCCACAACTTACAATCAAAATTTTGATATAGGTGGTCCCGATATTTTATCATATAAAGAAATGCTTTTAGAATTCGCGGATATTAGAAATCTTAAACGCCATATATTTATTGTACCTGTTATGACGCCAAAGCTTTCTTCATACTGGTTATATTTTGTAACATCAATATCCTACAAGCTTGCAATTGCATTAGTTAGTAGTATGAAAGTTGAGGTTATATGTCGAAATGATGATATAAACAAAATATTAGAAATTGAGCCAATTAGTTACCGCTCATCTTTAGAAAGAGCATTTAGTCAAATTGAAAATAACGAAGTGGTTTCAAGTTGGAAGGATGCCTTCATAAGCAGTAGTTTCAACCTTGCTTTGTCAGAGTTTATCCAAGTACCAATTTATGGATGTTACAAAGATATAAGAGAAGAAGTATTCGCCGATAGAGAGGCTTGTATAAATAAAATTTGGAGCATTGGAGGCGAAAATGGTTGGTATTATGCAAACCGGCTTTGGCAATTTAGAGGCTTTCTTGATAAAATGGCAGGAGGAGTTGGCTTAAGAAGAGGGCGAACTTCAGCGAATAGCTTAAATGCAGGTGATGCCTTAGATTTTTGGAGAGTATTGTATGCTAATAAAAAAGAGGGACGCTTACTTCTATTTGCCGAAATGAAATTACCGGGTGAAGCTTGGCTTGAATTCAGAGTCGTCGATAACAAGTTAATACAAACAGCTACATTCAGACCTTGGGGTTTGATTGGAAGATTGTATTGGTATAGTGTACTTCCTCTTCATGGTTTCATTTTCAAAGGAATGATTCGAGAAATAACTAAAAAATAAAATGTGTTTGAGACAAAGATAGTAACAAATTGGATAACTTAGAATAATAATTAGATTGATTAAATAAATATATTAAAATAATGAATGCAAATCAAAAATATAAACTAAATTTTAGGAAACCCAATGCTTTTACATCACCATCAATTATCATTTTCCTATTCATTGGGCTAATGTTGATGTCGTGTAGTAGTAGCGATGTAATTAAACCTGATCCGACTGAAACTATTAATGCAGGTTATAAGTTTTTCAAAATTGCAAATAATGAAAAGGACAGTATAATGCTTGCTTTGTGGTATCCTACTTATGACAAGGAATTAGAATATAATTACAACACTGCTTCAACTGGGTTGCTAGTCAAGGGAAAGGTTTCATATAATGCATCGGAGATAAATAAAAATCATCCGGTAATTATTTTTTCACACGGGTTCTCAGGTGGAGGAATTGGGTCTATCGAAATTTGTGAATCGCTTGCTCGAGCAGGCTATTATGTTTTTGTTCCTGACCATAATGATGCTGTTATGTCTGTCAGAATACAGGGACAATCAAATGGTACTTTACAAGAAGCTCTTGAATATTTATCAAATAATCCTTTTGAAAATGGAGAGAACTATGAATATAGAATTTCAGAATTGAAATCTACCATAGAATTCGTTAATTCTTCCGTTTTCAATATTGATAAACAAAATATATCTCTTGGCGGTCATTCAATGGGTGCTTGGACAGTAATGAAAGTTTTGGAAAATAGATTTTCTCCGAACGCAATGTTTTTATTTTCGATGGGAGAATTAAACTGGCTTTACAGTCAAAAAAGATATTTTGAAGCGGACTTTTTCCAAGATTTTAATTTCCCCACAGCCTATTTTTATGGTGGTGCTGAATATGGTCAGGCAGTGGCAGCCGGTTTGGGTAATGTATATGCAGCATATTGTTTCACCTATTCGCCAAGTCCGAGTTATGGTTTGTTAGTAAAAGAAGGAAATCATTTCACATATAATTCTCAAGCCGTTGCTCCCGGTTCATATGGCAGCCAAGTTCAGCTACAATCCATAAATTCCCGCCTTATTAATTTTTTAAATCGATATGTTAGAGGGATGAATATAACCGTGACAAATGAACCTGAAGATGTAAAAAAATAAGATTAATAAGTTTTGAATACAAAATTTAAAATTATCATAGCCCTTGAATTTTTTACTGCCCATTCTGTCAGTTGTATCAAAGAAAGAACCAAAATAATTTTTTGTTACCTTATCGAAATTTTCATATATTTGCTTTTTTAATTGACATACTGAGTTTGAAATGAAATCATCCTTATTAAATATTTGGATTTTATCTGTTGTGTTGTTGATTGCTATGCCAATTTTGGCATTCTCTCAATCATTTTATACCTCATTAAAAGCAGGTTATGGCTTTAGCTTAAGCGGTGTTGACAATACTACTACAATGTTTCTGAGCAGTTATAAAAATCATGGCGGCTCTTATTTAAATACTGAGGAATTTTCATTTGGCGAAGGTGTTAACTTTGGAATGGACTTTGGCTACAATATTGTCGAATATTTTGCTGTTGAAATTGGACTTTCTTATCTCCCTGAAAAAACATTCTTGACCAAAAAACAATATAGCGAAACGAATAAATTTGAAGTAGTAAGTTCCGGTCAAATGTTTATAATCAACCCCTCACTTGTTCTTTCCGCAGGAGATAATTTATTCATTCCTTTCTTAAAATTGGGAGTAGCATTTGGAATAGGTAATATGGAATTCACTCATAAATCATCCGGCAATCGAAATACTTTGGAAGCATCCGGTGGCACACCCATCGGTATTACCGGTGCATTTGGGATGGAAATCAAATTTCAGGAAAATTTATCCTTTTTCATTCAAGCTAATTCGATTAGTATGAGTTATTTACCCGCAAATGGCGAAATTACAGAATATTATGAATATGGAAGTAATATTTTACCTAAGCTAACTTATAGAGATAAAAACTTAAGATTAACAAATAACATTTCATCCTATGAAGAAACAAGTCCTGACCCCAATAAAGCGCGAGAAGTCAAATGGATGTCATTTCCATTTGATAATTTTGGATTTAATTTGGGAGTGAAATTTAGATTTTGATAATTTACTCGTCCTGTCAGTTGTAACAAAGACAGAACATTTTTTTTTGCTATGTGTACCATATTTTGTATTTGGGGACATACTAAAAAGATAAGCGACAAAAAGCACCATATTATCAACTCAAGAAAGTCCTCCACTCAGATTTGATAGCGATTTTGAAGCAATGATGCTACATTTATAGCCCTGACAGTCATTCCCAACTCTGTAAGAATTTTGTTTGGAATTTTTGGTTGGAAAATCAAGAT from Candidatus Kapaibacterium sp. carries:
- a CDS encoding Bor family protein is translated as MRRTLVSLFLIVAISFLMASCYTLTYNVGEGAKTGVEVVEKNHYLIYGLAPIKTSDPTKMAGGAANYTVTIQHTFVDGLLNAITFGIYTPTTTTVKK
- a CDS encoding SDR family oxidoreductase, translated to MKILLTGASGYIGKRLLPILVENGHEVICCVRDIKRFSPPESLKSKIEIIQIDLLDKVTLERIPQDIDGAFYLVHSMSSSSDYHQQEQQSAENFRFAISNTNVQHVVYLSGIVNESALSKHLASRKNVETELSKGAYNLTTLRAGIIIGSGSASFEIMRDLVEKLPIMITPKWLNTRCQPIAISDVIKILSKTIFNSTTYNQNFDIGGPDILSYKEMLLEFADIRNLKRHIFIVPVMTPKLSSYWLYFVTSISYKLAIALVSSMKVEVICRNDDINKILEIEPISYRSSLERAFSQIENNEVVSSWKDAFISSSFNLALSEFIQVPIYGCYKDIREEVFADREACINKIWSIGGENGWYYANRLWQFRGFLDKMAGGVGLRRGRTSANSLNAGDALDFWRVLYANKKEGRLLLFAEMKLPGEAWLEFRVVDNKLIQTATFRPWGLIGRLYWYSVLPLHGFIFKGMIREITKK
- a CDS encoding porin family protein, yielding MKSSLLNIWILSVVLLIAMPILAFSQSFYTSLKAGYGFSLSGVDNTTTMFLSSYKNHGGSYLNTEEFSFGEGVNFGMDFGYNIVEYFAVEIGLSYLPEKTFLTKKQYSETNKFEVVSSGQMFIINPSLVLSAGDNLFIPFLKLGVAFGIGNMEFTHKSSGNRNTLEASGGTPIGITGAFGMEIKFQENLSFFIQANSISMSYLPANGEITEYYEYGSNILPKLTYRDKNLRLTNNISSYEETSPDPNKAREVKWMSFPFDNFGFNLGVKFRF